The following proteins are co-located in the Cetobacterium sp. NK01 genome:
- a CDS encoding aldehyde ferredoxin oxidoreductase family protein produces the protein METSYNGKLLRVNLNTGEINTESLNLDLAKKFIGARGLGSKILLDEIDPSIDPLSPENKLVIMTGPVTGASVPTGGRYVVVTKSPLTGMIACSNSGGEWGAKLKYAGFDGVIIEGKSTTPKYISINDDKVELLDAENIWGKTSSETKDFFTTLYPQASTLNIGPGGENLSLMAAIINDGDRAAGRSGVGAVMGSKNLKAIVVKASKNSIPVNNPDALRKELVIAMKKIKEDGVTGSGLPTYGTAVLVNIINETGSFPTNNWLGSYSENAENISGETLTDKYLKKTYNCHRCPIGCGRVVEREGKEIGGPEYETLWAYGGNCGVYDIPSINEANFWCNELGLDSISVPCTIAAAMELYDKKIISEDECEGIPLKFGDKKAIVEWTKRIGFAKTSLGKLMSLGSQRLCEHYNHPEMSMSVKKQELPAYDARGIQGIGLNYATSNRGGCHVRGYMISPEILAHPELLDRTVSDNKAMWTKTFQDLTAVIDSMGMCLFTSFALNAEDYTNFLNAATGTNHTVSTLLDAGERIYNLERVFNKKAGMKPEDDTLPKRLLNDSITNGPSKGHKSKLNIMLPEYYEARGWVDAFPTKETLYKLGLEDLC, from the coding sequence ATGGAAACGTCATATAATGGTAAACTATTAAGAGTCAATTTGAACACAGGTGAAATAAATACTGAATCTTTAAATTTAGATTTAGCTAAAAAGTTTATTGGAGCAAGGGGATTAGGAAGTAAAATTTTATTAGATGAAATTGATCCATCTATCGATCCTTTATCTCCTGAAAATAAACTAGTTATTATGACTGGGCCCGTAACTGGAGCTTCTGTTCCTACAGGCGGAAGATATGTTGTTGTCACAAAATCTCCTTTAACCGGTATGATAGCTTGTTCAAATTCAGGAGGAGAATGGGGTGCAAAATTAAAATATGCTGGATTTGACGGAGTTATTATAGAGGGAAAAAGTACAACTCCTAAATACATATCTATTAATGATGATAAAGTAGAGCTTCTAGATGCTGAAAATATTTGGGGAAAAACAAGTAGTGAAACTAAAGATTTTTTTACAACACTTTATCCTCAAGCATCAACTTTAAATATTGGTCCTGGTGGAGAAAATCTTTCTCTTATGGCAGCTATCATTAATGATGGTGATCGTGCTGCTGGTAGATCAGGAGTCGGTGCCGTTATGGGGTCAAAAAATTTAAAAGCTATTGTTGTAAAAGCTTCTAAAAACTCTATACCTGTTAATAATCCTGACGCATTAAGAAAAGAATTAGTAATTGCTATGAAAAAAATAAAAGAAGATGGTGTAACAGGAAGCGGACTACCCACTTACGGAACTGCAGTTCTTGTTAATATTATAAATGAAACAGGAAGTTTTCCTACAAATAACTGGTTAGGGTCTTACTCTGAAAATGCTGAAAATATAAGCGGAGAAACTCTGACAGACAAATATTTAAAAAAGACATACAACTGCCATAGATGTCCTATTGGTTGTGGAAGAGTTGTTGAAAGAGAAGGAAAAGAAATTGGTGGTCCTGAATATGAAACTCTTTGGGCTTATGGTGGAAATTGTGGAGTTTATGATATTCCTAGTATAAACGAGGCCAATTTTTGGTGTAATGAACTTGGATTAGATTCAATATCTGTTCCTTGTACTATTGCTGCTGCTATGGAATTATATGATAAAAAAATTATTTCTGAAGATGAATGTGAAGGTATTCCTTTAAAGTTTGGGGATAAAAAAGCTATTGTAGAATGGACTAAAAGAATTGGATTTGCTAAAACTTCTCTTGGAAAGTTAATGTCTCTAGGCTCTCAAAGACTTTGTGAACACTATAATCATCCAGAGATGTCAATGTCTGTAAAAAAACAAGAGCTCCCTGCTTATGATGCTCGTGGAATCCAAGGAATTGGACTTAACTATGCTACTAGTAACAGAGGAGGATGTCATGTTAGAGGCTATATGATATCTCCTGAAATTTTAGCTCATCCAGAACTATTAGATCGAACTGTTAGTGATAATAAAGCAATGTGGACTAAAACTTTTCAAGATTTAACAGCTGTTATTGATTCTATGGGTATGTGTTTGTTTACCTCTTTTGCTTTAAATGCAGAAGATTATACAAATTTTTTAAACGCTGCTACTGGAACTAATCACACTGTTTCTACTCTTTTAGACGCTGGAGAAAGAATTTATAATTTAGAAAGAGTTTTTAATAAAAAAGCTGGCATGAAGCCTGAAGATGATACTCTTCCTAAACGTCTTTTAAACGATAGCATTACTAACGGTCCTTCAAAAGGTCATAAAAGCAAGCTTAATATAATGCTCCCTGAATATTATGAAGCTCGTGGTTGGGTTGATGCTTTTCCTACAAAAGAAACTCTTTATAAACTAGGACTTGAGGATTTATGTTAG
- a CDS encoding MoaD/ThiS family protein: protein MLEIRLFASLRKGRSAIIKIPFEPGITGEKLLTLFSILKEDVSIFLVNGFHSSLNVEISDGDIISIFPPVGGG, encoded by the coding sequence ATGTTAGAAATTCGCCTTTTTGCCTCTTTAAGAAAAGGACGATCTGCTATTATTAAAATACCTTTTGAACCTGGAATAACTGGTGAAAAGCTTCTTACATTATTTTCAATATTAAAAGAAGATGTTTCTATATTTCTAGTCAACGGATTCCATTCTTCACTTAATGTTGAAATTTCAGATGGAGATATAATCTCTATTTTTCCTCCTGTTGGAGGTGGATAA
- a CDS encoding HesA/MoeB/ThiF family protein, whose amino-acid sequence MDLRYLKNLNSFTEDDQFKINTTTVLIIGLGGLGGFVVDFLSRLGVQKIKLLDFDTFDTSNLNRQLLSTQKNIGSFKAIEAKKYINSVNSCIEVEVFCNKFEECDFNFLFKNVNVVFDCCDNIKTKLNIENQCQFFKIPLIYGAVAGYFGQVACILPEYPILKKIYPKEHSSGIENKLGNLCFIVSIIASLQISLFINLILNISNNNLYGFYYIDIENYEIQWISFKI is encoded by the coding sequence ATGGATTTAAGATACTTAAAAAATTTAAATTCATTTACTGAAGATGATCAATTTAAAATAAATACAACAACTGTTTTAATTATAGGTTTAGGGGGTCTCGGAGGGTTTGTCGTAGACTTTTTAAGCAGATTAGGGGTACAAAAAATAAAGTTACTCGATTTCGATACATTTGATACCTCTAATTTAAATAGACAACTTTTATCAACACAAAAAAATATTGGGTCTTTTAAAGCTATTGAAGCAAAAAAATATATAAATTCTGTGAATTCATGCATTGAAGTAGAAGTATTTTGTAATAAATTCGAAGAGTGTGATTTTAATTTTTTATTTAAAAATGTTAATGTGGTTTTTGATTGTTGTGATAATATTAAAACTAAGTTAAATATTGAAAACCAATGTCAGTTTTTTAAAATCCCATTAATTTACGGTGCTGTTGCTGGATACTTTGGTCAAGTTGCTTGTATCTTACCAGAATATCCTATTTTAAAAAAAATTTATCCCAAAGAACACAGCAGTGGTATTGAAAATAAATTAGGAAATCTCTGTTTTATTGTTTCTATAATAGCATCTTTACAAATTTCACTTTTTATAAATTTAATATTAAATATTAGCAATAATAATTTATATGGTTTTTATTACATCGATATTGAAAACTATGAAATCCAATGGATTTCTTTTAAAATTTAA
- a CDS encoding MATE family efflux transporter — protein sequence MKFHSIDLEKDSIGRLFFNFSFPAVMGMLISAFYVIVDGIFIGRGIGGDGLAAINLAYPIITLTIALSLMFGTGGATVISIKQAEGNLKEVNRYFSHMITLNIISYIIICSLTLIFQNKIVYLLGSSDKLFYLTKSYLIPGVIFSIFFMLSISLNAVVRNNNSPNFAMASMGIGAIVNIVLDALFIIKFKWGMYGAAYATGIAQMASALFLLSYFLKKDCNIKFIKERLNFQILKRICLNGFSSFVLEFAVAVITILFNSTLMVLTGEIGVAAFSIIAYIFYVFRMIFNGLAQGIQPIISYNFGAKHLERIKATLILGHKISLIVALSILFLVYFERNFIIEFFNGDLELVKLASRGLLIYSSAVIFLGANFINISYLQSMEKATFANFLSFGRSFIFITIGIFTLPTFIGVDGVWLSLPFADFMTFLTGTIVALKKRVNKTL from the coding sequence ATGAAATTTCATTCAATTGATTTAGAAAAAGATTCTATTGGCAGGTTATTTTTTAATTTTTCCTTTCCTGCTGTTATGGGAATGTTAATATCAGCTTTTTATGTTATTGTAGATGGTATTTTTATTGGAAGAGGTATTGGAGGTGATGGATTAGCTGCTATTAATTTAGCTTACCCTATAATCACCTTAACTATTGCTTTAAGTTTAATGTTTGGCACTGGAGGGGCAACCGTTATCTCAATAAAGCAAGCCGAAGGGAATTTAAAAGAAGTTAATCGTTATTTCTCACATATGATTACTTTAAACATAATATCTTATATTATTATCTGCTCATTAACTCTCATATTTCAAAACAAAATAGTATATTTATTAGGAAGCAGTGATAAACTTTTTTATCTAACAAAATCTTATTTAATTCCTGGTGTTATTTTTAGTATATTTTTTATGCTTTCAATCTCTTTAAACGCTGTTGTAAGAAATAATAATAGTCCTAATTTCGCCATGGCATCTATGGGAATAGGTGCTATTGTTAATATTGTATTAGATGCTCTTTTTATAATAAAATTCAAATGGGGCATGTATGGTGCAGCTTATGCTACTGGAATAGCACAAATGGCATCTGCTTTATTTTTATTATCATATTTTTTAAAAAAGGACTGTAATATAAAATTTATAAAAGAAAGACTTAATTTTCAAATTTTAAAAAGAATTTGTTTAAATGGTTTTTCATCTTTTGTTTTAGAATTTGCAGTAGCTGTCATTACAATTTTATTTAATTCCACATTAATGGTTCTAACTGGAGAAATTGGAGTAGCAGCATTTAGTATAATCGCCTATATTTTTTATGTGTTTAGAATGATTTTTAATGGGTTAGCCCAAGGAATACAACCTATTATAAGTTATAATTTCGGTGCAAAACATCTTGAAAGAATAAAAGCTACTTTAATTTTAGGTCATAAAATTTCTCTTATTGTAGCATTATCTATTCTTTTTTTAGTTTACTTTGAAAGGAATTTTATTATTGAATTTTTCAATGGAGATTTAGAATTAGTTAAATTAGCTTCAAGAGGTCTTTTAATTTATTCATCTGCAGTTATATTTTTAGGTGCTAATTTTATTAATATCTCTTATTTACAATCCATGGAAAAAGCTACTTTCGCAAATTTTTTATCTTTTGGTAGAAGTTTTATTTTTATTACTATTGGAATTTTTACTCTTCCTACTTTTATAGGTGTTGACGGTGTTTGGCTTTCTCTACCTTTTGCAGATTTTATGACTTTTTTAACAGGAACAATAGTAGCTCTCAAAAAAAGAGTAAATAAAACACTATAA
- the mscL gene encoding large-conductance mechanosensitive channel protein MscL has protein sequence MFLKEFKEFAIKGNAVDLAVGVIIGGAFGKIVSSIVNDILMPILGIILGGINFSNLKFVIKPAQGTIPESAIKYGNFIQSVIDFTIIAFCIFIMVKAINKLRKKDDVPPAPPAPTKEEILLTEIRDLLAKK, from the coding sequence ATGTTTTTAAAAGAGTTTAAAGAGTTTGCTATTAAAGGTAATGCAGTAGATTTAGCTGTTGGGGTTATAATCGGAGGAGCTTTTGGAAAAATTGTAAGTTCTATTGTCAACGATATCTTAATGCCTATTCTTGGAATAATTTTAGGCGGAATTAATTTTAGTAATCTAAAATTTGTTATAAAACCTGCCCAAGGAACAATTCCAGAATCTGCAATTAAATATGGTAATTTTATACAATCTGTTATTGATTTTACAATAATTGCATTTTGTATTTTTATTATGGTAAAAGCTATTAATAAACTTCGTAAAAAAGACGATGTGCCACCTGCTCCACCTGCTCCTACTAAGGAGGAGATTCTTTTAACAGAAATAAGGGATCTTTTAGCAAAAAAATAA
- a CDS encoding M20 family metallopeptidase: MELKERYAEIFEELKDLNKYLFENPELGLKEFKARDKHCELLQKYGFFIEKGYCGIETAFLANYIGEKPGPRIAYLAEYDALPEIGHGCGHNILGVTSSAAGILLREFVNIYGGEVLVIGTPAEETDGAKVAMVKAGAFKNVDLVMMVHPTSGNIHLRSTSSQAMEALKFIFKGKTSHAAGSPHLGVNALDGVITLFNTINALRQQILPSDRVHGIITNGGEAANIIPDLAIANFYVRSRNKKELDILLEKVKNCAKGAAISSGTKLEIENYETSFLDLITNKTLMSIYEESLKDIGIKKIEDSEDSGSTDAGDVSHVCPTIHPYMPLYKDVISHSRELAMCTIEDGAYKGMEEAVLALTLTGIKLLKDEKLIDRIKLEFDEK, encoded by the coding sequence ATGGAATTAAAAGAGAGATATGCAGAAATTTTTGAAGAATTAAAAGATTTAAACAAGTATTTGTTTGAAAATCCAGAATTAGGTTTAAAAGAGTTTAAAGCTAGAGATAAACATTGTGAATTATTACAAAAATATGGTTTTTTTATAGAAAAAGGGTATTGTGGAATAGAAACAGCCTTTTTAGCAAATTACATAGGAGAAAAGCCAGGACCAAGAATAGCTTATTTAGCTGAATATGATGCTTTACCAGAAATAGGTCATGGATGCGGACATAATATTTTAGGAGTCACGAGTAGCGCTGCAGGAATACTTTTAAGAGAGTTTGTGAATATTTACGGTGGAGAGGTTTTAGTAATTGGGACACCAGCTGAAGAAACAGATGGTGCAAAAGTTGCCATGGTAAAAGCAGGAGCTTTTAAAAATGTAGATTTAGTTATGATGGTACATCCCACTAGTGGAAATATTCACTTAAGAAGTACTTCAAGTCAAGCTATGGAAGCTTTAAAGTTTATATTTAAAGGGAAAACATCTCATGCAGCTGGATCTCCTCATTTAGGTGTCAATGCCTTAGATGGAGTAATAACTTTATTTAATACCATTAATGCTTTGAGACAACAGATTCTTCCAAGCGATAGAGTTCATGGAATTATAACAAATGGAGGAGAAGCTGCTAATATAATTCCAGATTTAGCTATAGCTAATTTTTATGTTAGATCAAGAAATAAGAAAGAGCTAGATATTCTTTTAGAAAAAGTTAAGAATTGTGCAAAAGGTGCTGCAATATCATCGGGAACAAAATTAGAAATAGAAAATTATGAAACAAGTTTTTTAGATTTAATAACTAATAAAACATTAATGAGTATTTATGAAGAGAGTCTAAAAGATATTGGAATAAAAAAAATTGAAGATTCAGAAGATAGTGGATCTACAGATGCAGGGGATGTAAGTCATGTTTGTCCAACTATTCATCCATATATGCCATTATATAAAGATGTAATTAGTCACAGTAGAGAGTTAGCTATGTGCACTATAGAGGACGGAGCGTATAAGGGAATGGAAGAAGCGGTGTTAGCATTGACTTTAACAGGGATTAAACTATTAAAAGATGAAAAATTAATTGATAGAATAAAATTAGAATTTGATGAAAAATAA
- the eutH gene encoding ethanolamine utilization protein EutH, with translation MKVIFFILTFFAVLGALDRSFGNKLGYGKKFQEGICVAGPLILAMLGILSISPLISKFSKPFVEKLYLMTGIDPSIYINSILATDMGGYFLAKDLAINKNLIDFSGVILGSMLGTVVIFTMPVAFGIIDDMSKENFSKGILSGVATIPLGCLVAGIIMGLELVLIIHNLIPVVIFSGVICAGLWFFPEKTCKLFDRFGKGMTIVITLGLVLTIIETMFGYSVIEGLNPIDESMKVVTRVALTLSGAYPFLYFIEKYFKNTLRRMGKLLGIDESGTAGFMASLVSSIPMFGIFNKMDNNSKIINSAFAVAGSYVFGGQLGFVAGVSPDNVLPFIVAKLVSGFSAIYLAKIMFINKKERKNNFVLNKSFKIN, from the coding sequence TTGAAAGTTATATTTTTTATTCTAACTTTTTTTGCGGTTTTAGGAGCATTAGATAGGAGTTTTGGTAATAAATTAGGATATGGAAAAAAGTTCCAAGAGGGTATTTGTGTGGCAGGTCCTTTAATACTAGCTATGTTAGGTATATTATCAATAAGTCCTTTAATATCAAAATTTTCCAAGCCTTTTGTTGAAAAACTTTATCTTATGACTGGAATTGATCCATCAATATATATAAATTCTATTTTAGCAACAGACATGGGAGGATATTTTTTAGCAAAAGACTTAGCAATAAATAAAAATTTAATAGATTTTTCAGGAGTTATATTAGGATCGATGTTGGGAACAGTGGTTATTTTTACTATGCCTGTAGCTTTTGGAATTATTGATGATATGTCTAAGGAAAATTTTTCAAAAGGAATATTAAGTGGGGTTGCAACTATTCCCTTAGGATGTTTAGTTGCTGGAATAATAATGGGACTTGAACTTGTATTGATAATTCATAATTTAATTCCAGTGGTTATTTTTTCAGGAGTAATATGTGCAGGACTTTGGTTCTTTCCAGAAAAAACATGTAAATTATTTGATAGGTTTGGAAAAGGAATGACGATAGTAATAACTTTAGGTCTAGTATTAACAATTATTGAGACGATGTTTGGATATTCAGTTATTGAAGGTTTAAATCCTATAGATGAAAGTATGAAAGTTGTAACTAGAGTAGCTTTAACGTTAAGTGGAGCATATCCATTTTTATATTTTATAGAAAAATATTTTAAAAATACTTTAAGAAGAATGGGAAAATTATTAGGAATAGATGAAAGTGGAACAGCAGGATTTATGGCTTCTTTAGTTAGTAGTATTCCTATGTTTGGAATATTTAATAAAATGGATAATAATAGTAAAATAATAAATAGTGCTTTTGCAGTTGCAGGATCTTATGTCTTTGGAGGGCAATTGGGATTTGTTGCAGGAGTATCACCAGATAATGTATTGCCGTTTATAGTGGCTAAATTAGTATCAGGATTTAGTGCAATTTATCTAGCTAAAATTATGTTTATAAACAAAAAGGAGAGAAAAAATAACTTTGTTTTAAATAAAAGTTTTAAAATAAACTAG
- a CDS encoding NAD(P)H-dependent flavin oxidoreductase, whose amino-acid sequence MRIGDLNIEVPIIQGGMGIRASMSRLASAVANQGGVGVISGTAIPADEFREEIRKAKEMIIEKGGALGVNIMVAASNFAEAVKVSIEEKVDMIICGAGFSRDIFETVKGTGVKIVPIVSSLKLAKIAEKLGADAIVVEGGNAGGHLGTEKDSWDIVEEIVNGVSIPVFGAGGVITPHDAERMMSLGVDGVQMGSRFIATNECEVSQEFKEVYVNSKEGDVVQIMSSAGLPANAIVSPYVKRVINEEKLTPKKCTSCLKKCSRKFCVKDSLIKGHEGNSLEGIFFAGKDAWKINEILSVKEVFDLFRDKVLK is encoded by the coding sequence GTGAGAATAGGAGATTTAAATATAGAGGTACCAATAATTCAAGGAGGAATGGGAATTAGGGCATCAATGTCAAGATTAGCTTCAGCTGTTGCAAACCAAGGAGGAGTGGGAGTTATATCGGGAACAGCTATTCCAGCTGACGAGTTTAGAGAAGAAATTAGAAAAGCTAAAGAGATGATTATAGAAAAAGGTGGAGCATTAGGAGTTAATATTATGGTTGCTGCATCGAATTTTGCAGAAGCTGTTAAAGTTTCAATAGAAGAAAAAGTTGATATGATAATATGTGGAGCAGGATTTTCAAGAGATATTTTTGAAACAGTAAAGGGAACAGGAGTAAAAATTGTTCCAATAGTTTCAAGTTTAAAATTAGCTAAAATTGCTGAAAAATTAGGCGCAGATGCTATTGTTGTTGAAGGAGGAAATGCTGGAGGACACTTAGGAACTGAAAAAGATTCATGGGATATAGTAGAAGAAATTGTAAATGGAGTTTCTATTCCTGTGTTTGGAGCAGGGGGGGTTATCACTCCTCATGATGCAGAAAGAATGATGTCCTTAGGTGTGGATGGAGTTCAAATGGGAAGTAGATTTATTGCAACAAATGAATGTGAAGTGAGTCAAGAATTTAAAGAGGTATATGTGAATTCAAAAGAGGGAGATGTAGTTCAAATTATGAGTTCTGCAGGTCTTCCTGCTAATGCAATTGTTTCTCCATATGTAAAAAGGGTAATTAACGAAGAAAAATTAACACCTAAGAAATGTACAAGCTGTTTAAAAAAATGTAGTAGAAAGTTTTGCGTAAAAGATAGTTTAATAAAAGGTCATGAAGGAAACTCTTTAGAAGGAATCTTCTTTGCAGGAAAAGATGCATGGAAAATAAATGAAATTTTATCAGTAAAAGAGGTTTTTGATTTATTTAGAGATAAAGTATTAAAATAA
- a CDS encoding aminopeptidase, whose translation MLLKKENGWKNEKLNKNDIFEFCQGYKNSLDLGKTEREYVKFGLELAKQNGFVCASTKKKLKSGDKVFYVNRDKNLVLVVIGKEEITKGINFVVSHIDSPRIDLKQNPLYEELELGYMKTHYYGGIKKYQWASIPLSLHGVVILENGEKKDIIIGEKEDDPVFTIPDLLPHLAAKYQGERQTAEVIKGEELQIIVGSIPTTIKNADIKELVKYHILEELNTTYGMIEEDFISAEFQLVPAFKAKDIGLDRSLIGGYGQDDRVCGYTSLRAILDLKEVPEKTAVCFLADKEETGSHGSTGLQSNYLEYFTSDLISKVKGDYSDLDLRKTLWNSNALSSDVNAAMDPIFKGVHEAQNAAKLNYGIVVTKFTGARGKSGTNDADAEYVWSIRNLLNTHGITWQIGELGKVDEGGGGTVAMLLAEVGIKTIDVGPALLAMHSPFEVSSKLDVYETYRTYKVFFENMI comes from the coding sequence ATGTTATTAAAAAAAGAAAATGGATGGAAGAATGAAAAGTTAAACAAAAATGATATCTTTGAATTTTGTCAAGGATATAAAAACTCTTTGGATTTGGGGAAAACAGAGAGAGAGTATGTTAAATTTGGTTTAGAATTAGCAAAACAAAATGGGTTTGTATGTGCTAGTACAAAGAAAAAGTTAAAGAGTGGAGATAAAGTTTTCTATGTAAATAGAGACAAAAATTTAGTTTTAGTAGTTATAGGAAAGGAAGAGATAACAAAGGGAATAAATTTTGTTGTTTCTCATATAGATTCACCAAGAATTGATTTAAAACAAAATCCATTATATGAAGAATTAGAGTTAGGGTATATGAAAACCCATTATTATGGTGGAATAAAAAAATATCAATGGGCTTCGATTCCATTATCATTACATGGAGTTGTTATATTAGAAAATGGTGAAAAAAAAGATATTATAATTGGAGAAAAGGAAGATGATCCTGTTTTTACAATACCAGATTTACTTCCACACTTAGCTGCTAAATATCAGGGAGAAAGACAAACAGCTGAAGTTATTAAAGGAGAGGAGTTGCAGATTATAGTTGGATCTATTCCCACAACTATAAAAAATGCAGATATAAAAGAACTAGTAAAATATCATATCTTGGAGGAATTAAATACTACCTACGGAATGATAGAAGAGGATTTTATATCAGCTGAGTTTCAACTAGTTCCTGCGTTTAAAGCAAAAGATATTGGTTTAGATAGATCTCTTATTGGTGGTTACGGTCAAGATGATAGAGTATGTGGCTACACATCTTTAAGAGCGATATTGGATTTAAAAGAGGTTCCAGAAAAAACAGCAGTTTGTTTTTTAGCTGATAAAGAAGAGACTGGCTCTCATGGATCTACAGGATTACAATCTAATTATTTAGAATATTTCACAAGCGATCTAATAAGTAAAGTTAAAGGTGATTATAGCGATTTAGATTTAAGAAAAACTCTTTGGAATTCTAATGCTCTTTCATCAGATGTGAATGCAGCAATGGATCCTATATTTAAAGGAGTTCATGAAGCTCAGAATGCAGCAAAATTAAACTATGGTATAGTTGTAACAAAGTTTACAGGTGCTAGAGGAAAGAGTGGAACAAATGATGCAGATGCTGAATATGTTTGGAGTATAAGGAATTTATTGAATACCCATGGGATAACTTGGCAAATTGGAGAATTAGGAAAAGTTGATGAAGGTGGAGGAGGAACTGTTGCAATGCTTTTAGCTGAGGTAGGGATAAAAACTATAGATGTAGGTCCAGCTCTTTTAGCTATGCACTCACCATTTGAAGTTTCATCAAAACTTGACGTTTATGAAACATATAGAACATATAAAGTTTTTTTTGAAAATATGATTTAA
- a CDS encoding gluconeogenesis factor YvcK family protein — MRNPKVVVIGGGSGLSVVLRGLKHFPIDITAIVSVADSGGSSGILKKEFNIPAPGDLRNVMIALSNVEPLIEEVFQYRFREDSSIGAHPLGNLLITAMTEITGDVQVALRRLRKLFNINGKILPATLEKIELIAEKTSGGFVFGESDIPVLGEKIKRVFYDGKVNSPKENIKAIEEADLIVFSIGSLYTSIIPNLLLENMQEALKKSKAQKIYICNAMGQMGETENYSVADHIESINRHVGFDMIDKVIVNSVEIPEEIVIRYREEGSTPVELDINRLKKMRVKVIKEPLIKIDSEKRVRHLSYKLAAVVYSQIDNLENFYEE, encoded by the coding sequence ATGAGAAATCCAAAAGTAGTAGTAATAGGAGGGGGAAGTGGTTTATCTGTTGTTTTAAGAGGATTGAAGCATTTTCCGATAGATATAACAGCTATAGTTTCTGTTGCTGATAGTGGTGGAAGTAGTGGAATTTTAAAAAAAGAATTTAATATACCTGCTCCAGGGGACTTAAGAAATGTGATGATAGCGCTAAGCAATGTAGAACCTTTAATAGAGGAAGTTTTTCAGTATAGATTTAGAGAGGATTCTTCAATAGGAGCTCATCCATTAGGAAATCTATTGATAACAGCCATGACAGAAATAACAGGAGATGTACAAGTTGCGCTAAGAAGACTTAGAAAACTTTTTAATATTAATGGGAAAATACTTCCTGCAACTTTAGAAAAAATAGAATTAATAGCAGAAAAAACAAGTGGAGGATTTGTATTTGGTGAATCAGATATACCAGTTTTAGGAGAAAAAATAAAACGAGTTTTTTATGATGGAAAAGTAAATAGCCCAAAGGAAAATATTAAAGCAATAGAAGAAGCTGATTTAATTGTTTTTTCTATTGGAAGTCTTTATACAAGTATTATTCCGAATTTACTTTTAGAAAATATGCAAGAAGCTTTAAAAAAATCAAAAGCGCAAAAGATTTATATCTGCAATGCTATGGGACAAATGGGCGAAACAGAGAATTATAGTGTTGCAGATCATATAGAGTCAATAAATAGGCATGTAGGATTTGATATGATTGATAAAGTTATTGTAAATTCTGTTGAAATACCAGAGGAGATAGTGATAAGGTATAGAGAAGAAGGAAGTACTCCAGTGGAACTAGATATAAATAGATTAAAAAAAATGAGAGTAAAAGTTATAAAAGAACCTTTAATAAAAATTGATTCAGAAAAAAGAGTTAGACATTTATCATATAAATTAGCTGCAGTTGTATATTCTCAAATAGACAATTTAGAAAATTTTTATGAGGAATAA